A genomic window from Triticum urartu cultivar G1812 chromosome 7, Tu2.1, whole genome shotgun sequence includes:
- the LOC125525510 gene encoding uncharacterized protein LOC125525510 has product MYFGYVPQLHQLAFGCPAQYWQKPFALSQCLSSDTNRGNLVFNFYNQRIWVEPEGPQRLTPIFSKLTHAHLGGISTECDLNWTMFILEGAPSLQNFHLYRHSCEFNKSEDDAEKTNLVWQASNFKHLKLKLFMMKGFEEEYKVMNYIRLVMERAVCLKRIELPAKIQCNKCTTISPRFPVDEASNHRIREQLRHGLSSSADIIIG; this is encoded by the exons ATGTATTTTGGCTATGTTCCTCAGCTTCATCAACTCGCTTTTGGTTGTCCTGCCCAGTATTGGCAGAAGCCATTCGCACTGAGCCAATGTTTATCTAGTGACACAAACCGGGGGAATCTGGTTTTTAATTTTTACAATCAACGG ATCTGGGTTGAGCCTGAAGGTCCACAACGGCTGACTCCTATATTCAGCAAACTGACACATGCGCACCTTGGCGGTATATCTACTGAATGTGATTTGAATTGGACTATGTTTATACTTGAAGGCGCGCCTTCACTGCAGAATTTCCAT TTATATCGTCATTCATGTGAATTCAATAAGTCCGAGGACGATGCTGAGAAGACCAACTTGGTGTGGCAAGCATCCAATTTCAAGCACTTGAAATTGAAATTGTTTATGATGAAAGGGTTCGAGGAGGAATACAAGGTGATGAATTATATACGCCTCGTCATGGAACGAGCCGTGTGCTTGAAGAGAATTGAGTTGCCTGCTAAAATCCAATGCAATAAGTGCACTACCATATCTCCAAGATTTCCGGTGGATGAAGCCAGCAACCACCGCATCAGGGAGCAACTCAGACATGGATTGTCCTCATCCGCAGACATAATAATTGGATGA